Proteins co-encoded in one Raphanus sativus cultivar WK10039 unplaced genomic scaffold, ASM80110v3 Scaffold1925, whole genome shotgun sequence genomic window:
- the LOC130504985 gene encoding omega-6 fatty acid desaturase, endoplasmic reticulum-like — protein sequence MGAGGRMQVSPPPKPTETNNTLKRVPCETPPFTLGDLKKAIPPHCFKRSIPRSFSYLLSDIIISTTLYYLSTTYFPLLPHPLSYLAWPLYWICQGCVLTGLWVIAHECGHHAFSDHQWLDDAVGLVFHSFLLVPYFSWKYSHRRHHSNTGSLDRDEVFVPKKKSDIKWFSKYLCNNPLGRTVMLTVQFTLGWPLYLAFNVSGRPYNEGFPCHFHPNAPIYNDRERLQIYLSDAGVLSVCYGLYRYAASRGVASLVCLYGVPLLIVNGFLVLITYLQHTHPSLPHYDSSEWDWLRGALATVDRDYGILNKVFHNITDTHVAHHLFSTMPHYNAMEATEAIKPILGEYYQFDGTPVVKAMWREAKECIYVEQDRQGEKKGVFWYNNKL from the coding sequence ATGGGTGCAGGTGGAAGAATGCAAGTCTCTCCTCCTCCCAAGCCCACCGAAACCAACAACACCCTCAAACGCGTCCCCTGCGAGACACCACCCTTCACACTAGGAGACCTCAAGAAAGCAATCCCACCTCACTGCTTCAAACGCTCCATCCCACGCTCTTTCTCCTACCTTCTCTCCGACATCATCATCTCCACCACCCTCTACTACCTCTCCACAACCTACTTCCCCCTCCTCCCTCACCCTCTCTCCTACCTCGCCTGGCCTCTCTACTGGATCTGCCAAGGCTGCGTCCTAACAGGCCTCTGGGTCATCGCCCACGAATGCGGCCACCACGCCTTCAGCGACCACCAGTGGCTAGACGACGCCGTCGGCCTCGTCTTCCACTCTTTCCTCCTCGTCCCTTACTTCTCCTGGAAGTACAGTCACCGTCGCCACCATTCCAACACCGGCTCCCTCGACAGAGACGAAGTCTTCGTCCCCAAGAAGAAATCCGACATAAAATGGTTCAGCAAGTATCTCTGCAACAACCCTCTCGGACGGACAGTGATGCTGACCGTCCAGTTCACTCTCGGCTGGCCCTTGTACTTAGCCTTCAACGTCTCGGGAAGACCGTACAACGAAGGCTTCCCTTGCCATTTCCACCCGAACGCTCCCATCTACAACGACCGCGAGCGTCTCCAGATATACCTCTCCGACGCCGGCGTCCTCTCCGTCTGCTACGGCCTCTACCGCTACGCCGCTTCGCGAGGAGTGGCCTCCCTGGTCTGCCTCTACGGAGTCCCGCTTCTGATTGTCAACGGTTTCCTCGTTTTGATCACTTACTTGCAGCACACGCACCCTTCGTTGCCTCACTACGACTCATCCGAGTGGGACTGGTTGAGAGGAGCGTTGGCTACTGTGGATAGAGACTACGGAATCTTGAACAAGGTGTTCCATAATATCACGGACACGCACGTGGCGCATCATCTGTTCTCGACGATGCCGCATTACAACGCGATGGAAGCGACAGAGGCGATAAAGCCGATACTTGGGGAGTATTACCAGTTCGATGGGACGCCGGTGGTTAAGGCCATGTGGAGGGAGGCAAAGGAGTGTATCTATGTGGAACAGGATAGGCAGGGTGAGAAGAAAGGTGTGTTCTGGTACAACAACAAGTTGTGA